One window of Paludibacter propionicigenes WB4 genomic DNA carries:
- a CDS encoding phosphate ABC transporter substrate-binding protein encodes MKKLILSVMMVCAIAPSFYAQKVKGSDTVLPLAQKEAEQFMKKTGKSVTVIGGGSGVGISALIEGTTDIAMASRAMKFDEKVKYQDGGKTLATKIIAYDALAVVVNPSNGVSKLTRAQLEGIFTGKITNWKQVGGEDLKIVPYSRETSSGTYEFFKEHVLLNKNYMSSILSMPATGAIIQSVSQTKGAIGYVGLAYLNKTVKALHVSFDGKNFVEPSLANAVNKTYPIVRPLYFYYDKKSEAKFSPFVGFILSAEGQKIVEKVGYVPLKM; translated from the coding sequence ATGAAAAAACTTATTTTATCAGTTATGATGGTTTGCGCAATTGCTCCATCGTTTTACGCTCAGAAAGTTAAAGGTAGTGACACGGTTTTACCTTTAGCACAGAAAGAAGCAGAACAGTTTATGAAAAAAACCGGTAAATCGGTTACAGTGATTGGTGGTGGTAGTGGTGTCGGAATCTCTGCGCTTATCGAAGGAACTACTGACATAGCGATGGCCTCACGTGCTATGAAATTCGATGAAAAAGTGAAGTATCAGGATGGTGGAAAAACTCTTGCAACTAAGATCATTGCTTACGATGCATTAGCAGTAGTGGTAAATCCTTCAAACGGAGTTTCTAAATTGACACGTGCTCAACTCGAAGGTATATTTACAGGTAAAATCACTAACTGGAAACAAGTAGGTGGTGAAGATTTGAAAATTGTTCCTTACTCACGCGAAACAAGTTCAGGTACATACGAATTCTTCAAAGAACACGTATTGTTGAACAAAAACTATATGAGCTCAATCCTAAGTATGCCTGCTACCGGAGCTATTATCCAATCGGTTAGCCAAACAAAAGGTGCAATTGGTTATGTAGGATTGGCTTATTTAAACAAAACAGTGAAGGCACTTCACGTTTCATTTGATGGTAAAAACTTTGTTGAACCATCATTGGCAAATGCAGTGAATAAAACATATCCGATTGTACGTCCATTGTATTTCTACTATGACAAGAAAAGCGAAGCTAAATTTTCTCCTTTTGTAGGTTTCATACTATCTGCCGAAGGACAAAAAATAGTAGAAAAAGTAGGTTATGTTCCATTGAAAATGTA
- the pstC gene encoding phosphate ABC transporter permease subunit PstC, producing MKRFLEKLVEGALLISGSITSITILLIIIFLFKEASGLFNSPVVEEGYVLAFNKANPVKKLSSYQIKEIFDGKITNWDEVGGKEEPIELVRLSDLTKYYTEEELGANFENIPAKASELTAKHPGIILFLPKNYVAKNFNGTLLKHETLKPGDFFGGKEWYPTASPSPQYGLLPLLLGTIWVSLGAILLSLPFGIAVAVYLAEIATMRVRNILKPIIELLAGIPSVVYGFFGLVVIVPFLQKLFHLPVGETALAGSVVLGIMALPTIITVAEDAMRTVPRAMKEASLALGATHWQTIYKVIIPYAKSGITSAAVLGIGRAIGETMAVLMVTGNAAVIPHTLLEPVRTIPATIAAELGEVSAGSGHYQALFMLGVILFIITMIISISIEFIGKKKYSN from the coding sequence GTGAAACGATTCTTAGAAAAATTAGTAGAAGGAGCATTATTGATTAGCGGAAGCATAACCAGTATCACTATTTTGTTGATAATAATTTTCTTATTCAAAGAAGCCTCAGGGTTATTCAATAGTCCGGTTGTGGAAGAAGGATATGTATTGGCATTCAATAAAGCGAATCCGGTAAAAAAACTAAGTTCTTATCAAATAAAAGAAATATTTGATGGAAAAATAACAAACTGGGACGAAGTCGGAGGTAAAGAAGAACCCATAGAATTAGTCCGCCTGAGTGACTTAACCAAGTACTACACTGAGGAAGAGTTGGGTGCTAATTTTGAAAATATCCCGGCAAAAGCCAGCGAACTGACCGCAAAACATCCCGGCATCATATTGTTTTTACCTAAAAATTACGTAGCCAAAAACTTCAATGGTACATTGCTGAAACATGAAACCCTGAAACCCGGCGATTTTTTTGGCGGAAAAGAATGGTATCCTACAGCATCACCATCTCCTCAATATGGATTATTACCGTTACTACTTGGTACAATTTGGGTGAGCCTCGGAGCCATATTGCTATCCTTGCCGTTTGGCATCGCCGTTGCTGTTTACTTGGCTGAAATTGCCACCATGCGGGTTCGAAATATATTAAAGCCGATTATCGAATTACTTGCCGGAATACCTTCGGTAGTCTATGGGTTCTTTGGTTTGGTGGTTATTGTTCCTTTTCTACAAAAACTATTTCATTTGCCTGTAGGCGAAACGGCTTTAGCCGGAAGTGTTGTTTTGGGAATCATGGCATTGCCAACTATCATAACCGTGGCAGAAGATGCCATGCGTACCGTACCAAGAGCTATGAAAGAAGCCAGTCTGGCTTTAGGAGCCACACACTGGCAGACCATTTATAAAGTAATAATCCCTTACGCTAAATCTGGAATCACTTCTGCAGCTGTATTAGGAATCGGACGAGCCATTGGTGAAACCATGGCAGTATTAATGGTAACAGGTAATGCTGCCGTTATACCTCATACTTTGTTGGAACCTGTTAGAACCATTCCTGCTACCATTGCCGCAGAACTTGGTGAAGTTTCAGCCGGAAGCGGACACTATCAGGCCTTATTTATGCTCGGTGTAATTTTATTTATTATCACCATGATTATCAGTATTAGTATAGAGTTTATTGGCAAAAAGAAATATAGCAACTAA
- the pstA gene encoding phosphate ABC transporter permease PstA — MTPIINSGRTDNKKRLSQAVAFTIFKLMSYSVVLILFLILGFIVTKGIGVISWDFLTKAPEEGMTKGGIFPAIVGTLCLVLGSSVFSFPIGIMSGIYMNEYAAGNKFATFVRIMTNNLSGVPSVVFGLFGMSLFVNTMKFGDSILAGSLTLGLLSLPLVIRTTEESLKAIDKSYREGSLALGATKLQTIRKVIMPMAFPNIITGLILSIGRVSGETAPILFTVAAYFLPKLPTSIFDQVMALPYHLYVISTSGTDINSSRGIAYGTALVLIVIVLIVNLLANFLRSYFAKKVKTN; from the coding sequence ATGACACCTATTATAAATTCGGGAAGAACCGACAATAAAAAACGTTTATCGCAAGCCGTAGCGTTTACCATTTTTAAACTGATGAGCTATTCGGTTGTTCTAATTTTATTTCTAATTCTTGGTTTTATCGTCACCAAAGGAATTGGCGTGATTAGTTGGGATTTTCTGACTAAAGCCCCCGAAGAAGGTATGACCAAAGGTGGAATATTCCCTGCTATTGTAGGAACGCTCTGCTTGGTTTTGGGAAGTAGCGTATTCAGTTTCCCTATCGGAATCATGTCGGGTATTTATATGAACGAATATGCAGCCGGAAATAAATTTGCCACTTTTGTGCGCATTATGACTAACAACCTGAGTGGTGTTCCGTCAGTTGTTTTCGGGCTTTTCGGGATGTCGCTCTTTGTAAACACTATGAAATTCGGCGATTCTATCTTAGCCGGCTCGCTCACATTGGGATTACTTTCACTCCCATTAGTAATTCGTACCACCGAAGAATCGTTGAAAGCCATAGACAAATCGTACCGCGAAGGAAGCTTGGCACTCGGTGCTACAAAGCTTCAAACTATCCGAAAAGTAATTATGCCAATGGCATTTCCAAATATCATTACCGGATTAATTTTGTCGATAGGTCGTGTTTCGGGCGAAACTGCTCCAATTCTGTTCACGGTTGCAGCTTATTTCTTGCCCAAATTACCAACCAGTATTTTCGATCAGGTAATGGCGTTACCATACCATTTATACGTTATTTCAACCAGTGGAACCGACATTAACTCAAGCCGAGGCATTGCTTATGGAACTGCGTTGGTACTTATTGTCATTGTATTGATTGTAAATCTACTGGCCAATTTCTTACGAAGCTATTTTGCAAAAAAAGTAAAAACGAATTAA
- the pstB gene encoding phosphate ABC transporter ATP-binding protein PstB, with amino-acid sequence MLTIDAKNVDFYYSDFHALKNINFEVEKNKVVALIGPSGCGKSTFLRLINRMNDLIDGTRMTGTVLVEGKDIYAPNIHVDELRKEVGMVFQKPNPFPKSIFENVAYGLRVNGIKDSTFIEERVIESIKSAALWDEVKDKLNKSAFALSGGQQQRLCIARALAISPKVVLMDEPASALDPISTAKVEELIHELKKDYTIIIVTHNMQQASRVSDKTAYFYLGELIEYDETTKIFTNPTEHSTQNYITGRFG; translated from the coding sequence ATGCTAACCATTGATGCAAAAAACGTTGATTTTTACTACAGTGATTTTCACGCACTGAAAAACATCAACTTCGAAGTAGAAAAAAACAAAGTTGTGGCCTTGATCGGACCTTCGGGTTGTGGTAAGTCAACTTTCCTACGTTTAATAAACCGTATGAACGACCTGATTGACGGAACACGCATGACAGGAACCGTATTGGTAGAAGGTAAAGATATTTACGCCCCCAACATTCATGTCGACGAATTGCGCAAAGAAGTAGGAATGGTTTTTCAAAAGCCAAATCCATTTCCAAAATCAATTTTCGAGAACGTTGCGTATGGTCTCCGGGTTAATGGTATAAAGGATAGCACTTTTATTGAAGAACGTGTTATTGAGTCCATTAAATCGGCAGCTTTGTGGGACGAGGTAAAAGATAAATTGAATAAATCGGCATTTGCTCTTTCGGGAGGTCAACAACAGCGACTTTGCATTGCCCGCGCATTGGCAATTTCGCCTAAAGTGGTGCTTATGGATGAACCGGCTTCGGCTCTCGATCCGATTTCTACCGCCAAAGTTGAAGAATTGATTCATGAACTGAAAAAAGATTACACCATTATTATCGTTACACACAACATGCAGCAGGCATCTCGTGTTAGTGATAAAACAGCTTATTTCTATCTGGGGGAACTGATTGAATACGACGAAACAACAAAAATATTCACCAATCCAACCGAGCATTCAACACAAAATTATATCACCGGAAGGTTTGGTTGA
- the phoU gene encoding phosphate signaling complex protein PhoU, with amino-acid sequence MTHLEQELITLKQDVTEMWKLVISQVSNSGEAILSFDKELAKKVSMREKKVDAYELKIDRFCENVIALYQPVAVDLRFVLAVLKINSNLERIADFAYGISGVLIANPSVILDAEIISETNLRLMIDQVTKMLTQGLEAFENEKSDIASAIFSEDYQVDEINIDAARIIADYIQRNPDRAFECLQLVSAFRKLERIGDHCSNIAEEIFFYVDAKVLKHSPKE; translated from the coding sequence ATGACACACTTAGAACAAGAACTGATAACGCTCAAACAAGACGTTACCGAAATGTGGAAACTGGTTATTTCTCAGGTTAGCAATTCGGGCGAAGCCATTCTGTCGTTCGATAAAGAATTGGCAAAGAAAGTATCGATGCGCGAAAAAAAAGTAGATGCATACGAGCTCAAAATAGACCGGTTTTGCGAAAATGTAATCGCGCTTTACCAACCTGTGGCAGTCGACTTACGTTTTGTGCTTGCTGTGTTGAAAATCAACTCTAACCTGGAACGTATTGCTGACTTTGCCTACGGGATTTCGGGCGTGTTGATTGCCAATCCTTCTGTCATTCTCGATGCCGAAATCATTTCCGAAACTAACTTGCGGTTAATGATCGATCAGGTAACCAAAATGTTGACACAAGGTCTTGAAGCTTTCGAAAACGAAAAATCTGATATTGCCTCGGCTATTTTCAGCGAAGATTATCAGGTAGACGAAATTAATATCGATGCTGCACGTATTATTGCGGACTATATTCAGCGTAACCCCGACAGGGCTTTTGAGTGCCTGCAATTGGTAAGTGCATTCCGCAAGTTGGAGCGCATTGGAGACCACTGCAGCAACATAGCCGAAGAAATTTTCTTCTACGTGGACGCCAAGGTGCTGAAGCATTCTCCGAAGGAATAA
- a CDS encoding response regulator transcription factor has product MNPYRILVVDDEEDLCEILQFNLETEGYLVDVAYSAEEALKKDISIYNLLLLDVMMGEVSGFKMARILRENPKMANIPIIFLTAKDSETDRLTGFNIGADDYISKPFSIREVLARVKAVIRRADTNKVEAAPTLVLSYEKLEMSLENKKVMLEGVEVPFTKKEFEILKLFLGNKNRVFSRDEMLSRVWSDEVIVLDRTIDVNITRLRKKIGPYGKNIVTRLGYGYCFEE; this is encoded by the coding sequence ATGAATCCTTATCGTATTTTGGTAGTAGACGACGAAGAAGACTTGTGTGAAATTCTTCAATTTAATCTGGAAACTGAAGGTTATCTGGTGGATGTAGCTTATTCGGCTGAAGAAGCACTAAAAAAAGACATTAGCATCTATAATTTACTTTTGCTTGATGTAATGATGGGAGAAGTTTCAGGGTTCAAAATGGCTCGCATACTCAGGGAAAACCCTAAGATGGCAAACATCCCAATCATTTTTCTTACGGCAAAAGACTCCGAAACAGACAGACTCACAGGGTTTAATATAGGTGCTGACGACTATATCTCCAAACCATTTTCTATTCGCGAAGTGCTTGCACGCGTGAAAGCCGTTATCCGCAGGGCAGACACCAATAAAGTTGAAGCTGCTCCGACATTGGTGCTGAGTTACGAGAAACTTGAAATGTCATTGGAAAACAAAAAAGTAATGCTCGAGGGAGTTGAAGTTCCATTCACTAAAAAGGAATTCGAAATACTGAAGCTTTTTCTGGGAAACAAAAACCGTGTTTTTTCACGCGATGAAATGTTGTCCAGAGTCTGGAGCGATGAAGTCATTGTACTCGACCGCACAATCGATGTAAACATTACCCGACTGCGCAAAAAAATTGGTCCATACGGAAAAAATATCGTGACACGATTGGGCTATGGATATTGTTTCGAGGAATAA
- a CDS encoding ATP-binding protein, which yields MTLNRRLFLYFFSIFFLMLAIICFFQYEREKEFRTEQLDQQLSTYNFTIFRFIKEQKPNWEMLEEYVHLFPDTALRVTVIDTTGVVIFDSSVKKGTKLGNHLNRPEIEMSAYTENGKAIRHSVSTGKDYYYLAHKFPASYIRSALPYNVSLVSMLKANTFFLYFMGLVLIFAVLALYLISRNFTRSIDRLRIFTQKAEKEEFLDTDIEFPNDELGEISKNIVKLYKLQLQTKVEVNNEREKLIKHLQISQEGLGIFSSEKKETLANSHFIQYTNIISDQQCETSDQIFSLPEFAELNEFIDKSLLNNQLNRKRLTVEKGGRVFAVQCIVFQDDTFEISINDITVQEHENELKRHLTQNISHELKTPVSSILGYMESILENPDMDTERQRFFVDRSFQQAQRLRDLLQDISTLNKMDEGQRLFQKEPCNISDVISDVLNDVHLQIEQKECKVIQSFQPNTQILGNRSLLYSIFRNLMDNTLNYAGEKLTIEISCYREDEQFYYFSFSDNGVGVAEEHLNRLFERFYRVDKGRSRKQGGTGLGLAIVKNAVIYHRGTISAKRVPSGGLSFIFSLRKF from the coding sequence ATGACTTTAAACCGCCGCCTTTTCCTGTACTTTTTCAGCATCTTTTTTTTGATGCTGGCTATTATCTGTTTCTTTCAGTACGAGCGCGAAAAAGAGTTCCGCACCGAGCAGCTTGACCAACAACTCAGCACTTACAATTTCACCATTTTCCGGTTTATCAAAGAGCAAAAACCAAACTGGGAAATGCTGGAAGAATATGTTCATCTATTCCCCGACACCGCGCTGCGCGTGACCGTTATTGATACTACAGGAGTTGTGATCTTCGATTCCTCAGTCAAAAAAGGCACAAAGTTGGGCAACCACCTGAACCGCCCGGAAATAGAAATGTCCGCTTATACCGAGAACGGAAAAGCCATACGTCACTCCGTTTCTACCGGAAAAGATTATTATTATCTGGCTCACAAATTCCCAGCAAGCTATATCCGCAGTGCTTTGCCCTACAACGTCAGCCTGGTGAGTATGCTCAAGGCCAATACTTTCTTCCTGTACTTTATGGGGTTGGTATTAATCTTCGCCGTACTTGCACTCTATCTTATTTCCCGAAACTTCACCAGATCCATCGACCGATTGCGCATATTTACCCAGAAGGCTGAAAAGGAAGAGTTTCTGGACACAGATATTGAGTTCCCGAATGATGAACTGGGTGAAATCAGTAAGAATATCGTGAAACTATATAAACTCCAGTTGCAGACCAAAGTAGAAGTAAATAATGAACGGGAAAAACTCATTAAACACCTTCAGATTTCGCAGGAGGGACTTGGAATTTTCTCATCGGAGAAAAAAGAAACACTTGCTAATTCGCACTTTATTCAATACACAAATATAATTTCCGATCAACAATGTGAAACATCCGACCAGATATTTTCATTACCTGAATTTGCCGAATTAAATGAGTTTATTGATAAAAGTCTGTTGAATAATCAGCTGAATCGTAAACGATTGACCGTTGAAAAAGGAGGTCGGGTTTTTGCTGTACAGTGCATTGTATTCCAAGATGATACTTTCGAAATTTCTATAAATGACATTACCGTTCAGGAACACGAAAACGAATTGAAAAGGCATCTTACGCAAAATATTTCGCATGAGCTCAAAACTCCTGTAAGCAGCATATTGGGTTACATGGAAAGCATTCTCGAAAACCCGGACATGGACACCGAGCGTCAACGCTTTTTTGTGGATCGGTCATTTCAGCAAGCGCAACGCCTTAGAGACTTATTGCAGGATATCTCTACGCTGAATAAAATGGATGAAGGTCAACGTCTGTTCCAAAAAGAACCATGCAATATTTCGGATGTCATTTCGGATGTTTTGAATGACGTTCACCTCCAAATAGAGCAAAAAGAATGTAAGGTTATACAAAGCTTCCAGCCGAATACTCAAATACTAGGCAACCGCTCACTTCTATATTCCATCTTCCGCAATCTGATGGACAATACGTTGAATTATGCCGGCGAAAAACTTACCATCGAAATTAGTTGCTACCGGGAAGATGAACAATTCTACTATTTTTCGTTTAGCGATAATGGTGTAGGGGTCGCCGAAGAACACTTAAACAGACTGTTTGAACGTTTTTATCGGGTTGATAAAGGACGTAGCAGAAAGCAGGGTGGAACCGGACTAGGATTAGCAATTGTGAAAAATGCTGTCATTTACCATCGGGGAACTATCTCTGCTAAGCGGGTTCCTTCGGGTGGACTAAGCTTTATTTTTTCTCTTCGTAAATTCTAG
- a CDS encoding MFS transporter has product MQLFRNKWTALFLSNFLGIFNDNFLKHCIIFIAVGWSLPHWLTRSQLISMVSASLIVPYLFLSPLAGRLAVIYSKKAVFRICKFIEIPTLVLACVAFYFQWVMLAVLTVLLMGILSCMYSPSKYSLIRDIGGEQGVSFGSGVFEMMAFLGILVGTVSASIVSDTYNQTVVFSILIGLALIGYIVTRTIKAKELPENRDEIGTLNPIRFLVDSFRFARQHKNVNSAVLGASAFWLIGGMLQMNLLIHCKNVYHASNTTTGIVMACAAIGIASGCWAAGKISGKEVKRGLILIGITGMSLLFLILTVFHLNLIVFVICVFSVAFMGGIFQIPCLSMLQNSDLGRKLGDMIAYLNLVTFVFVLLGTLLFSITTYLTSENSFAVFAVILVICLLVTIYFLRKSPEYLSETKKILRLK; this is encoded by the coding sequence ATGCAATTATTCCGAAATAAATGGACGGCACTTTTTCTGAGCAACTTCCTGGGAATTTTCAATGATAATTTTCTGAAACACTGCATTATTTTCATAGCCGTAGGTTGGTCGTTACCACACTGGCTGACAAGATCTCAACTGATATCCATGGTGTCGGCATCGCTGATTGTTCCTTATCTTTTTCTTTCGCCCCTAGCTGGTCGGCTTGCAGTTATTTATTCAAAAAAAGCTGTTTTTAGAATTTGTAAATTCATCGAAATACCTACACTTGTACTTGCCTGTGTGGCTTTCTATTTTCAGTGGGTAATGTTGGCTGTGCTTACTGTATTACTAATGGGCATTTTGAGCTGTATGTACTCTCCATCCAAATACAGTCTGATTCGTGATATTGGTGGAGAACAGGGAGTATCATTCGGTAGCGGAGTGTTCGAAATGATGGCTTTTCTTGGTATTTTGGTGGGAACTGTGAGCGCATCCATTGTTTCAGATACATATAATCAAACAGTCGTCTTTTCCATACTCATTGGATTAGCGCTGATTGGATATATTGTTACAAGAACAATAAAAGCAAAAGAATTACCTGAAAATAGAGACGAAATCGGAACATTAAATCCTATCCGTTTTCTAGTGGATTCGTTTCGCTTTGCGCGACAGCATAAAAATGTAAATAGTGCTGTTTTAGGAGCTTCGGCATTTTGGCTTATCGGCGGTATGCTACAAATGAATTTGCTTATTCACTGCAAAAACGTTTACCACGCTTCGAATACTACCACCGGCATAGTGATGGCTTGCGCTGCCATCGGTATTGCATCGGGCTGCTGGGCTGCAGGAAAAATATCCGGTAAAGAAGTGAAAAGAGGTCTGATATTAATCGGTATAACCGGTATGAGTCTACTTTTTCTCATTCTTACCGTTTTTCATCTAAATCTTATCGTTTTTGTAATTTGCGTGTTTAGTGTCGCTTTTATGGGTGGCATTTTTCAAATTCCCTGTTTGTCAATGTTGCAAAACTCCGATCTGGGTCGTAAACTTGGCGATATGATAGCATACCTCAATTTAGTTACCTTTGTGTTTGTTCTTCTTGGAACATTGCTGTTTTCTATCACTACATACCTCACCTCTGAGAATAGCTTCGCTGTATTTGCTGTTATTTTGGTTATTTGCCTGCTCGTAACCATTTACTTTCTGCGCAAATCACCCGAATATCTATCCGAAACAAAGAAAATACTACGTTTGAAATAA
- a CDS encoding OmpA family protein, with translation MKRILLVMFLVICVLAQSLKAQDSLSHWSVVGKVGLDYYRVSPTSTKGGVNSYIDDMGWTFPGVAVEYTINPLIGFGGGVDYLTYNRNVAKGNTLDFSVFGSVNLTNLLVPKRTGFWSRANVYGTWGAGLGFFSNEFLATGEKHKLMSPLFTSALSFEYKLSKAWALQAEIQRRYYTREDLGGVSSSKNLSGGSDMVYGNDAAALTLGLRYKLGTKNKQHIRDVSILKYNDANIKNDPVLVRLKAIEDENAANKAKIQKLEADLQAANAERAADKAKLQADLKDIPQAKVSADSNQDALTVLLDVNFEFGSSELSSRSRAILDDVALVLKVNKAWSKLLISGHTDNIGGDKANKKLSEERAAGVKKYLISKGISASVIDVAGFGKEKPKTTNETKEGRYKNRRAELVIEK, from the coding sequence ATGAAAAGAATTTTACTTGTTATGTTTCTTGTTATATGCGTTTTAGCTCAGAGTCTTAAAGCGCAGGACTCTTTATCTCACTGGTCAGTAGTGGGGAAAGTCGGATTAGATTATTATCGCGTATCACCGACATCGACTAAAGGTGGAGTCAATAGCTATATTGACGATATGGGTTGGACTTTTCCGGGTGTAGCTGTAGAATACACTATTAATCCGTTGATTGGTTTTGGCGGAGGTGTTGATTATCTTACCTACAACAGGAATGTTGCAAAAGGGAATACGTTGGATTTCAGTGTTTTTGGGTCTGTAAATCTAACGAATCTGCTTGTGCCGAAACGTACAGGTTTTTGGAGTAGAGCCAATGTTTATGGCACTTGGGGTGCTGGGCTGGGATTTTTTTCAAATGAGTTTTTGGCTACAGGCGAAAAACATAAACTGATGTCACCACTGTTTACAAGTGCATTGAGTTTTGAGTATAAACTTAGTAAAGCCTGGGCATTACAGGCTGAAATTCAGCGCAGATATTATACCCGGGAGGATTTAGGTGGGGTGAGTTCAAGTAAGAATTTAAGCGGAGGCTCAGACATGGTTTACGGAAATGATGCTGCTGCATTGACTTTAGGACTACGATACAAGTTAGGGACAAAGAATAAGCAGCATATCCGTGACGTAAGCATCTTAAAATACAATGATGCAAATATCAAGAATGATCCTGTTCTAGTTCGCTTAAAGGCAATTGAGGATGAAAATGCAGCTAACAAAGCAAAGATCCAAAAGCTGGAGGCGGACTTACAAGCTGCAAATGCAGAAAGAGCTGCAGACAAAGCAAAATTGCAAGCTGACTTGAAAGATATACCTCAGGCTAAAGTGTCTGCCGATAGTAATCAAGATGCATTGACAGTGCTTCTGGATGTAAACTTTGAATTTGGCTCATCGGAATTAAGTTCAAGATCCAGAGCCATTTTGGATGATGTTGCTTTAGTACTTAAAGTAAATAAAGCGTGGTCAAAACTATTAATTTCGGGACATACTGATAATATCGGCGGTGATAAAGCCAATAAGAAATTGTCAGAAGAACGAGCTGCCGGAGTAAAGAAATATCTGATATCGAAAGGAATTTCAGCTTCAGTAATCGATGTTGCCGGATTTGGGAAAGAAAAACCAAAGACAACTAACGAGACCAAAGAAGGACGATACAAGAATCGTAGGGCTGAGTTGGTTATTGAGAAATAA